One Owenweeksia hongkongensis DSM 17368 genomic region harbors:
- a CDS encoding T9SS type A sorting domain-containing protein gives MIRFPLLALAMLLAIAPLSAQNSTDWVEQMNDPSVNFYTVQQSFEQYWEGKEIEKGKGWKQFKRWEAFMEPRVFPDGERPSAEITTAAYNWVFSNSAASDLGQWKPVGPFNGPSLGGIGRVNRVVFDPQNSNIVWIGTPAGGLWKSTDGGQNWTTNTDKLTNLGISDIAIHPTNSNIMYIATGDRDAGDTYSYGVLKSIDGGITWVQTGLTHNVTQQTRITDLYINPDSPSIIIASSYSGIFRSTDAGATWTSVKIGSHNEIMQMPGNPNVLFVSSLNTGSCRIFKSTDNGLNWTQASSSVLPLSNARRIELAVTPDDSNYVYALYGNNSNGFGGVYRSTDAGTTWTLQASSPNLLGWSTTGADAGGQAWYDLALAVNPADKDELFVGGVNIWSSSNGGSSWNLASHWYGGGGAPYVHADVHDLEYNPTTGDLYAGTDGGVYRDTENKFNWDALNDGINITQYYTFSNSLSDTTGIIGGAQDNGTHLRRNNGWADVYGGDGMDCAIDTKDPNTMYASIYYGDFFKSTNGGFSFNSPFNLPPAGNGNWVTPFSMDPLHPDTLYAGFNNVWRSFNGGVSFTSLNSSGVSGGGNIDVLAIAPQHTNVVFMANGSDAWKSIDHGTNWTYLNFGGSRSVTGIAAAHDSPDHIVATKSGYISTDKVYESKDGGATFTNISTGLPNVPVNCVVIEKNAVHSVYIGTDLGVFYKDDTNPSWVSFNFNLPNVIVNELEINYINNKLRAATYGRGVWESPVYGALVAPIAQADFSSNVCVNDTIILTHNSQYSPDQFSWNITPSTFMYVNGTSSTSENPEVVFTQKDIYNVSLSVSNSIGGDSIYYQNAIAAGGLPISYSVDFSDLDDVKHWNYDQTEMGWENASSSQGMAFKANLFGSTSNTDYELISPALDLSGHDSAWMAYDYAYSGTATNTTDSLLIYASTGCSNSWTLVSARGEDGTGNFQTTAGISTKFNPAANEWCHSATAANCITVNLSAFAGQEGVRVKFVAVNNGGNDIYLDNVVIEGSPTLAPSPDFSSVQSTCALDTVPFNDQTYGSANTWEWTFTGPTTFTSSDQNPKIRFTQAGTYSVKLKTTNSIGSDSITKISYISVLAADSVSISLDYTGTFICTNDTLNLTATVTNSGSNPEYTWYLNNVNIGKTNSPVNNFSQLLPGDEIYATVLSDATCAFPAMAYSDTIVINVYAPVSLNITSVNSVCKTNPPLPLTATPAGGQFSGPGVSGSNFDPAVAGAGQHTITYTYQDANGCNYTSSTMAQVFELPTVSITNNTFCESDGASPLNIAVPAGGTYSGNGIYNNNLFPDSLGAGLHPITYTYNSGSCGVVTKTFDVNILPNPTPNIVVQPGYLECDITATSYQWYTGNGTWISGANAKTYTPTSNGSYRVDVLDANGCYGQSAYTSFSIGLEELPVGFEFGLYPNPANDVVNLKMDYDESVAVSLNVSDLTGKVIRQQNIHFEGSTIQQIDLSNLAQGVYVFRLEGTKISVSKKVVVKH, from the coding sequence ATGATTCGATTTCCCCTACTAGCGCTAGCTATGCTACTTGCTATTGCCCCTCTTTCTGCCCAAAATTCTACAGATTGGGTAGAGCAAATGAATGATCCATCTGTAAACTTCTATACTGTTCAGCAAAGCTTTGAACAATACTGGGAGGGTAAGGAGATCGAAAAAGGAAAGGGTTGGAAGCAATTCAAGCGTTGGGAAGCCTTTATGGAACCGCGTGTTTTTCCTGATGGAGAAAGACCATCTGCCGAAATCACAACAGCCGCCTACAATTGGGTTTTTAGCAATAGCGCAGCCTCCGACCTTGGTCAATGGAAACCAGTAGGTCCATTTAATGGCCCTAGCCTAGGCGGAATAGGAAGGGTAAACCGTGTAGTTTTTGACCCTCAAAATTCCAATATAGTTTGGATTGGAACGCCAGCCGGTGGACTTTGGAAAAGCACTGATGGTGGTCAAAACTGGACGACCAACACAGATAAACTGACTAACCTTGGCATTTCCGACATCGCTATTCACCCTACCAATAGCAACATAATGTATATTGCCACTGGCGACCGCGATGCTGGAGACACTTACAGCTATGGTGTTTTAAAATCTATAGATGGTGGCATCACTTGGGTACAAACAGGACTGACTCATAATGTCACACAGCAAACTCGTATTACAGATTTATACATCAATCCTGATAGTCCAAGTATTATTATAGCATCGTCTTACAGCGGGATTTTTAGAAGTACAGATGCAGGAGCAACCTGGACTTCTGTAAAGATTGGCAGCCACAACGAAATAATGCAAATGCCCGGAAACCCTAATGTACTTTTTGTGAGTTCGCTAAACACTGGTTCTTGCCGAATTTTTAAAAGTACCGACAATGGACTCAACTGGACTCAGGCCTCTTCTTCGGTGCTTCCACTAAGCAATGCGCGAAGAATAGAACTAGCTGTAACTCCTGACGATAGTAATTATGTATACGCCCTTTATGGCAATAATTCTAATGGATTTGGAGGAGTATACCGCTCTACAGATGCAGGGACTACTTGGACATTGCAAGCTAGCTCACCCAACCTTTTGGGGTGGAGCACAACTGGAGCAGATGCTGGAGGACAGGCATGGTACGATTTAGCCTTAGCTGTAAATCCTGCGGATAAAGATGAACTTTTTGTAGGTGGGGTAAACATTTGGTCAAGCTCTAATGGCGGAAGCTCCTGGAATTTAGCCTCTCACTGGTATGGTGGAGGTGGCGCACCTTATGTACATGCCGATGTTCATGATTTAGAATACAACCCTACCACAGGAGATTTATACGCAGGCACAGATGGCGGTGTTTACCGCGATACAGAAAACAAGTTTAACTGGGATGCGCTAAATGACGGTATTAATATTACTCAATATTATACCTTTTCCAATTCTCTATCAGATACTACTGGAATAATAGGTGGGGCTCAGGATAACGGAACTCACCTGCGTAGAAATAACGGTTGGGCGGATGTATATGGTGGTGATGGAATGGATTGCGCTATTGACACCAAAGATCCAAATACCATGTATGCCTCCATTTATTATGGCGATTTCTTTAAGTCTACTAATGGTGGATTTTCTTTTAATAGCCCATTCAATCTGCCCCCTGCCGGAAACGGAAACTGGGTAACTCCATTTTCAATGGACCCACTTCATCCTGACACTTTGTATGCAGGTTTTAATAATGTATGGAGGTCATTCAATGGTGGAGTATCCTTTACTTCTTTAAATTCTTCAGGTGTTTCTGGTGGTGGAAATATTGATGTACTGGCAATTGCTCCTCAGCATACTAATGTAGTTTTCATGGCCAATGGTAGTGATGCCTGGAAAAGTATTGACCATGGCACCAACTGGACATACTTAAATTTTGGCGGCTCGCGTTCCGTTACAGGAATTGCAGCTGCGCATGATTCACCAGATCACATTGTGGCTACTAAAAGCGGATATATCAGCACAGATAAAGTTTATGAATCTAAAGATGGTGGAGCAACATTTACCAACATTTCTACAGGCTTGCCAAATGTTCCTGTAAACTGTGTAGTGATAGAAAAAAATGCTGTGCACAGTGTATATATTGGTACCGATTTAGGCGTGTTTTATAAAGATGATACGAACCCGAGTTGGGTTTCTTTCAACTTTAATTTGCCAAACGTGATTGTAAATGAGTTGGAGATCAATTACATCAACAATAAACTACGTGCTGCTACTTATGGCCGCGGAGTTTGGGAATCTCCGGTATATGGCGCTTTGGTGGCTCCAATTGCTCAAGCTGATTTTTCATCAAACGTATGTGTGAATGACACCATAATCCTTACGCACAACTCTCAATATTCTCCTGATCAATTCAGCTGGAACATTACTCCATCCACTTTCATGTATGTGAATGGAACTTCTTCTACATCTGAAAACCCAGAAGTGGTCTTTACACAAAAAGACATTTATAACGTAAGCCTTAGCGTGAGTAATAGCATTGGTGGCGATTCTATTTATTATCAAAATGCAATTGCGGCTGGTGGGTTACCAATTTCCTACTCGGTTGATTTCTCAGATTTAGATGATGTGAAGCATTGGAATTATGACCAAACCGAAATGGGTTGGGAAAATGCATCTTCATCTCAAGGCATGGCTTTCAAAGCAAATCTTTTTGGTAGCACTAGCAACACTGATTATGAACTTATTTCGCCAGCACTCGATTTAAGCGGGCACGACTCTGCTTGGATGGCCTATGATTACGCCTATAGTGGAACTGCTACAAATACTACCGATAGCTTGCTTATTTATGCCTCCACCGGGTGCTCAAACAGCTGGACATTAGTATCTGCCCGAGGTGAAGATGGTACCGGAAATTTTCAAACAACAGCAGGTATTTCCACCAAATTCAACCCTGCTGCCAATGAATGGTGCCATTCCGCTACAGCGGCCAATTGCATTACCGTAAATCTTTCTGCTTTTGCAGGGCAAGAAGGTGTGAGAGTGAAGTTTGTAGCAGTAAATAATGGTGGCAATGACATCTATCTGGATAATGTGGTGATTGAGGGAAGTCCAACTTTGGCTCCAAGTCCAGACTTCAGTTCGGTGCAATCTACATGCGCTTTAGACACCGTACCATTTAATGATCAAACTTATGGATCAGCCAACACTTGGGAGTGGACATTTACCGGGCCTACCACTTTTACGTCAAGCGATCAAAATCCAAAAATCAGATTCACTCAGGCTGGAACTTACTCGGTAAAACTAAAAACCACTAATTCCATTGGGAGTGATTCTATTACCAAAATAAGTTATATCAGTGTTTTGGCTGCTGACTCAGTTTCGATCTCACTTGACTACACTGGTACTTTTATATGTACTAATGATACCTTGAATCTTACAGCCACTGTAACTAATTCGGGCTCTAACCCTGAGTATACCTGGTACTTGAACAATGTGAATATTGGTAAAACCAACTCGCCAGTCAATAACTTTTCACAACTTCTACCTGGAGATGAAATTTACGCTACAGTGCTTTCAGATGCTACTTGTGCATTTCCAGCCATGGCTTACTCAGATACCATTGTTATAAATGTATATGCCCCAGTCAGCCTAAATATTACCTCGGTAAACTCTGTGTGTAAAACCAATCCTCCGCTACCTCTTACGGCTACTCCAGCTGGAGGTCAATTTTCAGGGCCAGGAGTATCAGGCAGCAACTTTGACCCTGCCGTGGCCGGAGCAGGCCAGCACACCATTACCTATACTTATCAAGATGCAAACGGATGCAATTATACTAGCAGTACTATGGCTCAGGTTTTTGAGTTACCTACAGTAAGCATTACTAATAATACATTTTGCGAAAGCGATGGCGCAAGCCCATTGAACATTGCAGTGCCTGCGGGCGGTACTTATTCCGGAAATGGTATTTATAACAACAATCTTTTCCCTGATTCTCTGGGCGCTGGACTGCATCCCATTACCTACACCTACAATTCTGGATCTTGTGGTGTAGTTACCAAAACTTTTGATGTGAATATTTTACCAAACCCCACACCAAACATTGTAGTGCAGCCCGGATATTTGGAGTGTGACATTACCGCCACCAGCTACCAATGGTACACTGGTAACGGCACCTGGATTTCGGGAGCAAATGCAAAAACCTACACACCAACTTCTAATGGAAGCTACCGTGTGGATGTGCTTGATGCAAATGGCTGCTATGGCCAAAGTGCTTACACGTCATTTTCTATAGGTCTTGAGGAATTGCCAGTAGGCTTCGAGTTTGGATTGTATCCAAACCCTGCTAATGATGTGGTAAACCTAAAAATGGATTATGATGAATCTGTTGCGGTTTCGCTTAATGTAAGTGACCTTACAGGAAAAGTAATCCGCCAGCAAAATATTCATTTTGAGGGTAGTACCATCCAACAGATTGACCTTAGCAACTTAGCACAAGGCGTATATGTATTTCGCCTGGAAGGCACCAAAATATCTGTAAGCAAAAAGGTAGTTGTAAAACATTAA